The window AATTCTTTTTTGTGGCTTTAAACCATTATCAAAGTACATATTTGCAATAATTGTAGAGGTACTACCTACCGGTTCATTTTTAAAGTAAACCGGATTTAAAGTCTGTATATCCCCAATTCTGTGATGATCAATAATTTCTAAAATATCGGCTTGCTCTATACCATCTACCGTTAATGATATCTCATTATGATCAAGAAGTATTACTTTTTTCCTCCTTTGTGAAATTAGGTGATATCTTGCCACAAAACCCTTTATTCTGCCTAGCTCATCAAGAACAGGATAACTTCTGTATCTTGTCTGCAGCATCTTGTCTTTTATATCATCTACATAATCATCGATTTCAAAGCTGACTATATTATCCCTGGTCATGGTAGATTCAACAGGTATACTCTGGTTAATAAGTCTTGCCGTATTAAAGGTATCCCAAGGGGTCACCATTACAACGCAATTATGCTTTCTTGCCGCATCAAGTACTTCGTCATCTGCCTGTCCATTACAGGTTATAATCAGGCAGCTTGCTCCTATAGAAATAGCTTTAAGCTGGCTGTCCTTACGGTTGCCGGTAATTACAATATCACCCTCATTAATGTAGAGTTCCATGTCATTTGGCGCCATGGCGGCAACCAGTACATTCCCTGTTTCCTTGAAAAACTCCCTGTCTCCATAAACTAATTTTGCCTGCAGAGTATCAACTATATTTTGCAGAGGTGTTCTGCTTGCTGAAATTACATCCTTCTCCAAAATATCCATATATTTTTCAGTAATGTCAGATAAGGACACTATGCCAAGAAATTTGTTGTTTTCATCGATTACCGGAAGAACCTTTACATTATTCTTCTTCATAATAGTCCATGCACTTTTTATTGAAATATCAGGAGCAACCGGATTTACCACGTCTATGTCCAAGTCGGATACCTGAGTTTTTACTGTGGTTAGTAAAATAGGTGCCGGAATATTAAAATATTCCAGCACATATTTTGTCTCGTTATTAATATCACCCAATCTTACAGGTACAGCATTGAATCCGAGAATTTTTTTGAACTCCGAATATGCAATTGCAGCGCATATTGAATCTGTATCCGGGTTTTTATGTCCCATTATGTAGATAACGTCTTTCAGAATGAATACCTCCTGTTCCATTTATGCAAATTCATAAGAGCCACCTATTCCTCTTTTAACAGCCTTATTATATACAATTTCTGCAACAGCTACATCCAGTGCTCCTGTACCAATAGGTATACATAAGAAGCGCTCATTATTATTTATCTTTATAGTCTTCTTGCCTATAGCCAGTTCTCCGATTGTGGCACTAATATGCTCCTCAGTAATCTTACCCTGATGATTTAATTCTTTAAGTGCTCCTCTGTGTAAGCTTTGCTGTACATGGTCAACTATAATCTTGTCCATATTTAATATTAAATCATTTTCGCACTCCTGGTATGACCCCATGGGAAAGAACATGGACCCTGGTTTAATCCAATCATTCTTCACAAATCTTTCTTTTGACTGAGTAACAGTTATTATCGCATCTCCTTCGGCTGCTTCCTTAGGGTCATCCACAATAATAATTCTTCCCTTTACTGCATGTTCCATATTCCTTGCAAATCTTAATGCAGCTTCTTTATTAATATCATAAACTCTTAGTTCATCAATATCCAGAACCTTGGAAATAGCTTCCGTCTGAGTATGGCCTTGCATTCCTGCACCGTAAAGTCCAATATTTATTGACTTTTTATCTACCAGATATTTAAGAAAAATGGCAGTCTGGGCACCTGTTCTAAGATTAGTAATATGGGCACCTTCCATAACAGCTTTGAAATTTCCGATTCTGGGATTAATCAAAAGTATCAGGGAGGTTAAAAATGGAAGACCCATTTTCTTTCTTTCTCCCAGGAAACCTCCTACCCACTTAAGTCCTGCTACATCCAGCCAGCCTATATATGCAGGCATAGCATTCATAAATCCTTCATAAGGAGGATAGGAACTTGCCTCACCTAAATCAAGAGTAAGTTTGGTTGGATTAATTACAGTACCGTCTCCCATACCTTGAAAAGTTTTATCACAAATTTCTACAACTTCTTCCATGGTAATAAGACTTTTTACTTCTTCCTGACTTAATAAAAGTGTTTTCATAGGTGACTCCCCTTTTTCTATTTTAGTTTTTCCCCACAATTAGGACAAAAATTATATATTTTCTGCAGCTTTAAACCACAGTGTGGGCAATAATTATACTCCTGTTCTGATAAATCCTGTTGACTAAAATACTTGTCCCCATATTGTTTTTCTTCCCTGTAATCATATTGGTTTTCTTCAGCAAGGTTTTTTCTTATCCATCTTTCTGATGGATCCCCCTCTTCGTGTGGCCCTGTTATATCAAAAATGGAATACCGGTCTTTTCCCGTAGCATTTCTATAATGATATACAGCCTGGAAAATGCCATAAATAATAAATGAAATTCCAAACAGCGGGAAAATTGTACCTACTATCCCAAAGGGGGAAAAGGAGGTTATTTTAAATGCCATTATTGTCCAGAACACACCGAAGATGATTGAAAAAACTGATCCAATAAAAGAAAGTCCTGACGGTCCTCTGCCTGGTTTTATACTCTTCATAGCTTTTGCACCTCGGTATAAAATTTGTAAACAAAAAAATCAATAAATTATTAAGTAAACTATTATAAAATATGAGTAAAGCCAAAGCTGTTCATCAGCAAAAACAGCCGTATATCAGCATATTATAGCTGGAAAATAAAATAAAAGTAAATAATATTAGATTTAATATTACGGCTATGATTATATTTAATATCTTCCTCTATTAATTTATAACTAATAATAGCATATTTCAAATAGTATTTTTATAATAAACAAATATTTTTTAGATTAATTTCAATATTTATTAGCCATACATTGAAAAATAATAAGGAAAAATAACTAAAGTCCTTCCAAAAAAGAAAGAGCTGTCTTTTTGGCAGCCCTTTCTTTTAAACTTGATTGATACTTTATAGAACAAACCCAAATAAACTTTATTCAAATTCAATTAATTTAGTAATTTCATAGCCTCTTCCTGTGCCTGTTTCAACGTGCTTTCTATTTCTGCATTCTCATATAAGATTCTCTCAAGAGCTGTTCCGGCTATTTTCCTAAACTCCTCATTTCTCTCCGCAGGAATCCCATGAGGATAATTATCAACAACATTTGCTGCATTCTCAACAAATACCCCCATCCAAGGATACTTATTAAGGATTCTATTTTTAAATGCAGCATCATCAAACAAATCAGTTCTGGGAGGTATAATTGTAACAATTTCCATAAACTTCTGCATTTGTTCCTTAGAAGTAAGGAAAGTGATTAATTTACCGCAAATCTCTGGATACTTTGTCTTGGATGAAGCAGAAAATCCTTCCCATCCTGCTGAATATTTACCATTAGTGAAAAATATTGGAGCAACGGCAAAATCTCCTTCTACAGTAGGGTCGACAGTATAAGCCTGGCCATATACCCATGGTCCGTCAATTAAGACACCAACATCACCTGATCCAAACATCTGCCTGTAAGTACCCTTATCAGTATCTTTAATTATATATCCCGCATCATACAACTCTTTTATCATTTTATATGCTTGGATAACTTCTTTAGAATCCAGGTTTGGCTTATTATCCTTTGTCCAGTGCCCTCCCTGTGAAATAATCCAAATTCCTATATCTATGAACTGTTCATTAAAGTTACCTGGGTTTGTCATCATAGCATATGGAGTTACACCAATATTTTTTAGATCTCCCAACATTTTAAAGAATTCTTCATAACTTTTAGGGAATTCCTCCCAACCAGCTTTCTTTAGTACACTAGGTCTGTATATAGGCATATAATATGCTGAAACATTTGCAACTATATATGTCTTACCATCAGGCGCAAATTGTGGAATATTGACATTTTGAATATCATTGAAGTTATTTT of the Clostridiaceae bacterium genome contains:
- a CDS encoding putative manganese-dependent inorganic diphosphatase, encoding MKDVIYIMGHKNPDTDSICAAIAYSEFKKILGFNAVPVRLGDINNETKYVLEYFNIPAPILLTTVKTQVSDLDIDVVNPVAPDISIKSAWTIMKKNNVKVLPVIDENNKFLGIVSLSDITEKYMDILEKDVISASRTPLQNIVDTLQAKLVYGDREFFKETGNVLVAAMAPNDMELYINEGDIVITGNRKDSQLKAISIGASCLIITCNGQADDEVLDAARKHNCVVMVTPWDTFNTARLINQSIPVESTMTRDNIVSFEIDDYVDDIKDKMLQTRYRSYPVLDELGRIKGFVARYHLISQRRKKVILLDHNEISLTVDGIEQADILEIIDHHRIGDIQTLNPVYFKNEPVGSTSTIIANMYFDNGLKPQKRIAGLLCAAILSDTLKFKSPTNTPMDRTTALRLADIAGIDIDAFASAMFKEGSSLKGKTPEELLYQDFKEFRFGKYKIGIGQINTTDKDSVLHIREELSEYMQQVCRNKSYNLIMLIVTDIINEGSEIMFEGNDKWLISKAFNIDVGADSRKNSIYLKGVMSRKKQIVPFLMAALE
- a CDS encoding ornithine cyclodeaminase family protein; the encoded protein is MKTLLLSQEEVKSLITMEEVVEICDKTFQGMGDGTVINPTKLTLDLGEASSYPPYEGFMNAMPAYIGWLDVAGLKWVGGFLGERKKMGLPFLTSLILLINPRIGNFKAVMEGAHITNLRTGAQTAIFLKYLVDKKSINIGLYGAGMQGHTQTEAISKVLDIDELRVYDINKEAALRFARNMEHAVKGRIIIVDDPKEAAEGDAIITVTQSKERFVKNDWIKPGSMFFPMGSYQECENDLILNMDKIIVDHVQQSLHRGALKELNHQGKITEEHISATIGELAIGKKTIKINNNERFLCIPIGTGALDVAVAEIVYNKAVKRGIGGSYEFA
- a CDS encoding zinc ribbon domain-containing protein, whose translation is MKSIKPGRGPSGLSFIGSVFSIIFGVFWTIMAFKITSFSPFGIVGTIFPLFGISFIIYGIFQAVYHYRNATGKDRYSIFDITGPHEEGDPSERWIRKNLAEENQYDYREEKQYGDKYFSQQDLSEQEYNYCPHCGLKLQKIYNFCPNCGEKLK
- a CDS encoding extracellular solute-binding protein, encoding MKKCRFFVSLLAMMLSIGIILSACGKQTSGQQDSNTGITSKEEQTKEEIVLTFPHWYFSHGGSFDRWAYEAIDEFMEKNPGIKIDGFPVAYEEYWAKMDIAIAAGTSNDIMAFGSNVGKYILNGHLLPLNDYIDMEDFKNNFNDIQNVNIPQFAPDGKTYIVANVSAYYMPIYRPSVLKKAGWEEFPKSYEEFFKMLGDLKNIGVTPYAMMTNPGNFNEQFIDIGIWIISQGGHWTKDNKPNLDSKEVIQAYKMIKELYDAGYIIKDTDKGTYRQMFGSGDVGVLIDGPWVYGQAYTVDPTVEGDFAVAPIFFTNGKYSAGWEGFSASSKTKYPEICGKLITFLTSKEQMQKFMEIVTIIPPRTDLFDDAAFKNRILNKYPWMGVFVENAANVVDNYPHGIPAERNEEFRKIAGTALERILYENAEIESTLKQAQEEAMKLLN